A region from the Populus trichocarpa isolate Nisqually-1 chromosome 18, P.trichocarpa_v4.1, whole genome shotgun sequence genome encodes:
- the LOC7462974 gene encoding cytochrome b-c1 complex subunit 7-2, mitochondrial, protein MASFLQSLVDPRKNWLAKQHMKTLSSRLRRYGLRYDDLYDPYYELDIKEALNRLPREIVDARNQRLKRAMDLSMKHEYLPEDLQAMQTPFRSYLQEMLTLVKKERAEREALGALPLYQRTIP, encoded by the exons ATGGCGTCGTTTTTGCAATCGCTCGTAGATCCAAGAAAGAACTGGCTTGCCAAACAACACATGAAAACTCTCTCCTCTCGCCTTCGCAGATACG GGCTCCGATACGATGATTTGTACGACCCCTATTACGAACTGGATATCAAGGAGGCGCTTAATCGGCTCCCGAGAGAGATCGTCGACGCGCGTAATCAGCGACTTAAGCGTGCCATGGACCTTTCCATGAAGCACGAGTATCTCCCTGAGGACCTTCAG GCAATGCAAACACCATTCAGGAGCTACCTGCAAGAAATGCTGACCCTA GTGAAGAAGGAGAGAGCAGAACGTGAGGCTTTGGGAGCTCTGCCTCTTTACCAGCGCACCATTCCTTGA